The following coding sequences lie in one Rutidosis leptorrhynchoides isolate AG116_Rl617_1_P2 chromosome 4, CSIRO_AGI_Rlap_v1, whole genome shotgun sequence genomic window:
- the LOC139841107 gene encoding receptor-like protein kinase ANXUR2, with protein sequence MEDQKTVIYRFFSTISIALDENFGAKIVDFGKSIFLPPNHDIHYFGTIFGSTMYTDPEYLFYGTLKRESDVYAFGVVLFEIFCGRLAIDKMYLSDVGLAYVARRCFRKGTIMEMIDPRIKEEGPNKDSIDTFLKIAYWCLAETQDQRPTMKDVVKELEKAFPLQRGLRMYIFDLLGSLLRGLEFKLDH encoded by the exons ATGGAAGACCAAAAGACGGTGATATATCGTTTTTTCTCTACAATATCAATTGCGTTAGATGAGAATTTTGGGGCAAagattgtcgactttggaaaatcgATCTTCCTTCCACCAAACCACGATATTCATTATTTCGGTACAATTTTTGGCTCTACAATGTACACTGATCCAGAATATCTTTTCTATGGTACATTAAAAAGAGAATCAGATGTATATGCTTTTGGAGTAGTTTTGTTCGAAATTTTCTGTGGAAGGCTAGCTATCGATAAAATGTACTTGTCGGATGTTGGACTGGCATATGTGGCACGTCGATGCTTCCGCAAAGGAACGATAATGGAAATGATAGATCCTCGAATTAAGGAAGAAGGACCCAACAAAGATTCTATAGACACATTTTTGAAAATTGCATATTGGTGTTTAGCTGAAACCCAAGACCAACGTCCAACAATGAAAGACGTCGTTAAAGAGCTTGAGAAAGCATTCCCACTTCAA CGTGGGTTGCGAATGTATATCTTCGATCTTCTTGGTTCTTTGCTTAGAGGACTTGAATTTAAACTGGATCACTGA